The Acetonema longum DSM 6540 genome includes a region encoding these proteins:
- a CDS encoding SLC13 family permease: MEITTAAIASIIALVIVVVISCINEDLNVGFLGIGFAIIVGGAFSGLTGAKVMGSFPLSLFMILTGVTFLFGMAQTNGTMEKLTAYSVRLCKGNTALIPLIVFLLTTFVTTIGPGNIAGTALMAPVAMAIATRVGMPAFLMTLIVVGAANGAAFSPFAPTGIIANGIIAKMAPQLGIAADALNGLAWKIHFNSTVVQGIINIGGFFILGGWIWITKQRGATLDIDELAPKPEPFNKHQWLTLAMVGVLILLVVLPGLPGMQNLFPKIVMNMLSNVGSVAFVLSCVLMLTGSGDSKAAVKVMPWGVMMMVCGVSVLIDVMDKAGGLNALIKLIGTVSGPVTANFWLGVIPGIISAYSSSSGVVMPMFLPMVPGLIKEIGGGDPIALISTINVGSHVVDTSPLSTLGALCIACAGDHEDKAKLFRNLLIWGLSMSVVGGIVCYVFFGLLGF; this comes from the coding sequence CTCGATCATTGCGTTAGTGATTGTGGTTGTTATCAGCTGCATCAACGAAGACCTTAACGTAGGTTTCCTGGGTATCGGCTTTGCCATCATCGTTGGCGGAGCGTTCAGCGGCCTTACCGGGGCTAAAGTCATGGGGTCCTTCCCACTGAGCCTGTTCATGATCCTGACTGGCGTCACGTTCCTGTTCGGTATGGCTCAGACCAATGGCACTATGGAAAAGCTGACTGCTTACTCGGTTCGTCTCTGCAAAGGCAACACGGCCTTGATTCCTTTGATCGTTTTTCTGTTGACTACTTTTGTTACCACCATCGGACCTGGCAACATCGCCGGTACGGCTTTGATGGCGCCTGTGGCCATGGCTATTGCTACCCGCGTTGGCATGCCTGCTTTCCTGATGACCCTTATTGTTGTCGGCGCTGCTAACGGCGCTGCCTTCTCGCCTTTTGCCCCTACCGGCATTATTGCCAACGGCATTATTGCCAAAATGGCGCCTCAGCTTGGCATTGCTGCGGATGCTTTGAACGGTCTGGCCTGGAAGATTCATTTTAACTCCACAGTTGTACAGGGCATCATTAATATTGGCGGTTTCTTTATCCTGGGCGGCTGGATCTGGATTACCAAACAGCGCGGCGCAACCTTGGATATTGATGAACTGGCGCCGAAACCGGAACCCTTCAATAAACACCAATGGCTGACTCTGGCTATGGTTGGCGTACTGATCCTGCTGGTGGTTCTGCCCGGTTTGCCTGGCATGCAGAACCTGTTCCCGAAGATTGTCATGAATATGCTGTCTAATGTTGGCTCAGTTGCTTTTGTTCTTTCCTGCGTCCTGATGCTGACCGGCTCAGGCGACAGCAAGGCGGCTGTCAAAGTAATGCCCTGGGGTGTTATGATGATGGTTTGCGGCGTATCCGTACTGATTGATGTAATGGATAAAGCCGGCGGCCTGAATGCCTTGATCAAATTGATCGGTACTGTATCCGGTCCTGTTACAGCCAACTTCTGGCTGGGGGTAATTCCTGGCATTATTTCGGCTTACTCCAGCTCTTCCGGCGTGGTTATGCCGATGTTCCTGCCCATGGTGCCCGGTTTGATTAAAGAAATCGGCGGCGGCGATCCGATTGCCTTGATCTCTACCATCAACGTAGGATCCCATGTGGTTGATACTTCACCGTTATCTACTCTGGGCGCTCTTTGCATCGCTTGCGCCGGTGACCATGAAGACAAAGCAAAACTGTTCCGCAACCTCTTGATCTGGGGTCTGTCCATGTCAGTAGTAGGCGGCATTGTCTGCTATGTGTTTTTCGGTCTTCTGGGATTCTAA